The Oryzias latipes chromosome 8, ASM223467v1 genomic interval AAATAAAGATCtccaaaaaaaagttgatgtttGTTTAGTTGATTTGCTTGTATGAGTCTTTTAAGGTCTTTGTTattataagtttttttttgtttaattctcCCTGTAATTTTAGTAtatattgtcttttttgtttttgttgtttttttattttcattttttaactatTCAATGGTAAGTATTAAAAAGTTTATGGTGGTTCATCAGCTGCACATGAATATTGCACAAACTTGACTGGTGTAATTGTAATAAACAGCCAGAATAACCGCCACTAATGTGAAATAGCACGATTGTCAACCAAAGTTTGAGTTGCCGTTTGTTACTGATTGCCAAGAAAGAAGTGTTGATTAAGGCGAAGGAAGTCTTTTAGTCTTTCTTCGCTTGCCGTAGTCAACACGGAAAAACAGTCGAGATTGTTGGCAGTTAGCCTGCTAGCCGCCGAGATTACTTAGCGGAATcgtaataaaatgctttttgaaaaataatattCCGTGTGAGGGTTAGGGGGCGTATTGTGGAGATGTAACTAAATAATGGGAAACGTTTTTGGGAGAAAGACTCAACCTTCTCGTGTAACGGAACGAGACAAAGCTATACTGGTGAGCTGCTCCGTATTACAACTGTTAATAACAGCCTACTACTAACTGTAGAAGCGTGGATTAACTAGGTTTTATCTCACCACTGGgattttaattatattaattAGAAGCACCGATTGAACAGAGGTTTGAAGGCGGatcatttacatttcttttggtGGTTGAATATAATACAAAACATAAACTGCAAATTTGAGCACtcgtgttttgttttgctttgaaacTCTATGTTAATCTACGAATCTGTTCTAAACAACCTAGCTTCTTTCATGTCTAATTGACTGTCATTTGCTTTACCTCGTCCAGCAATTAAAGCAACAAAGAGACAAACTGAAGCAGTATCAGAAGAAAATCGCCTTCCATATGGATAAAGAGCGACTCTTGGCCAAGCAGTTACTGAACGATGGCAAGAAAGAGTAAGCTGGCTTTTCtagttattaaaataaatctgcacCCCATGATGTAGTGGTTGCAAAAGTAGGCAGTAATTGAAATAATTCCTTTCATGCTCAGGTGATTGCAAGAGGCTCAATCCAtatccttctttctttttgttctggatGCACCCTGTCAAGATAATGATGCATGATGATGATTTGATTGACGTTCTGtgtctttcatttgtttttgcaggAAAGCACTGGTGCTTCTTAAGAAAACACGCTACCAGGATCAGTTATTAAATAAGGCTGAAAGCCAGATTTCCAACCTGGAACACATGGTAAAAGATGCAAATGtctaaaagagaggaaaaaataacacattcaTAGTAAACCTGTAATAATAACCACAGTCTAAGTAAATTGAAAACAATCTAAAGAGTTGAGAGCTAATGTTACTATAAGTTTGTGATTTATAATGgtggaaaaaagctttttttgttgtcctaaaatattcacacacaaaatttgtttttctagtCTATTTGTCATTAATGTCACaccttttcacttttaaaacttttttaaagcaaagattTTTCTGCAGGTTCAAGATATTGAGTTCATGCAAATTGAGATGAAAGTCATTGAGGGGCTGAAGGTTGGAAATGACTGCCTAAAGAGCATGCAGCAGGTATGACGTTCCCCCTCTTCCCTCAAAAGCATGCATGGATTAATATGTCAAAGTTTCCATAAACaggatttttcttaaaatgccAGCATGGTAGTgcgtttttgtttatttatgtgtaCACTTTGTTTAAAGATAAAAGGATTAAAATTGACAACTTGTTTGTCCGCTGAACACACTtaaagccatttttgttgcaccggtattGTTAGAttgtggttgtgaggggctgtaagc includes:
- the LOC101168369 gene encoding charged multivesicular body protein 6 isoform X1; translated protein: MGNVFGRKTQPSRVTERDKAILQLKQQRDKLKQYQKKIAFHMDKERLLAKQLLNDGKKEKALVLLKKTRYQDQLLNKAESQISNLEHMVQDIEFMQIEMKVIEGLKVGNDCLKSMQQMMSIEEVERILDETQESIEYQRQIDELLAGSLTQEDEDAVLAELEAITHEDVALPDIPNEPIPHVSKSAELEPGTEKKEAKSKPNREMLAA